A DNA window from Ornithobacterium rhinotracheale DSM 15997 contains the following coding sequences:
- the pyrH gene encoding UMP kinase: MKFKRILLKLSGEALMGERQYGIDPKQIEAYSKQVKEIADMGCQVAIVIGGGNIFRGISGAANGMDRVQGDYMGMLATIINAMALQQGLEDAGVDTRLQTAIEMEKIAEPYIRRKAIRHLEKNRVVIFGGGLGNPYFTTDSAAVLRAIEIEADAILKGTRVDGIYTADPEKDENAKKFDNLSFKEVYDKGLKVMDMTAFTLSEENNLPIVVFDMNTVGNLKKVIDGEEVGTIVTN; this comes from the coding sequence ATGAAGTTCAAAAGAATACTACTAAAATTAAGCGGTGAAGCCCTCATGGGTGAACGCCAGTATGGAATCGATCCTAAACAAATCGAAGCCTACTCTAAACAAGTAAAGGAAATCGCCGATATGGGATGCCAAGTGGCAATCGTGATTGGTGGAGGAAATATTTTTAGAGGAATTTCTGGTGCTGCCAATGGAATGGATCGTGTACAAGGCGACTATATGGGAATGCTAGCAACCATCATCAATGCCATGGCTCTACAACAAGGTCTAGAAGATGCGGGCGTAGACACGCGTTTGCAAACTGCCATAGAAATGGAGAAAATTGCAGAACCTTACATCCGCAGAAAAGCCATTAGACACTTAGAGAAAAATCGCGTGGTGATCTTTGGTGGAGGTCTTGGAAATCCATATTTCACAACCGATTCTGCCGCGGTGTTGCGTGCCATTGAAATCGAAGCTGATGCTATCTTAAAAGGTACTCGTGTAGACGGAATCTACACCGCAGATCCTGAAAAAGATGAAAATGCTAAGAAATTCGATAATTTATCGTTTAAAGAAGTTTATGACAAAGGCTTGAAAGTAATGGATATGACTGCCTTTACTTTAAGTGAAGAAAACAATTTGCCGATCGTAGTATTCGATATGAACACCGTGGGGAACTTGAAAAAAGTAATCGACGGAGAAGAAGTCGGAACCATTGTAACCAATTAA
- the frr gene encoding ribosome recycling factor, protein MNIDNIVKETEAGMKDSIAHLEKAFSQIRAGRATPAMLGSVMVDYYGNLTPLSQVANVSAPDAMTLNVQPWENSMIQPIEKAIMEANLGFNPSNNGNSVIISVPPLTEERRKDLVKQAKAELETAKISIRNWRKDANNTIKKSEESEDVQKGLEADVQKLTDQYIEVADKTFSNKEAEIMKV, encoded by the coding sequence ATGAATATAGACAATATTGTAAAGGAAACAGAAGCTGGTATGAAGGATTCTATCGCACACTTGGAAAAGGCTTTTAGCCAAATTCGTGCGGGGAGAGCTACTCCAGCGATGCTTGGTAGTGTAATGGTAGACTACTACGGAAACCTTACTCCACTTAGCCAAGTGGCTAATGTGAGTGCTCCAGATGCTATGACTTTAAATGTTCAACCATGGGAAAATAGCATGATTCAGCCTATTGAAAAAGCTATCATGGAGGCTAACCTGGGCTTTAACCCATCAAACAACGGAAATTCTGTAATCATCAGCGTTCCGCCATTAACAGAAGAGCGTAGAAAAGACTTAGTAAAACAAGCTAAGGCAGAATTAGAAACAGCCAAAATCAGTATCCGCAACTGGAGAAAAGATGCTAACAACACGATTAAAAAATCAGAAGAATCAGAAGATGTACAAAAAGGTCTAGAGGCTGATGTGCAAAAACTGACTGACCAATATATCGAGGTGGCTGATAAGACTTTCTCTAACAAGGAAGCTGAAATCATGAAAGTTTAA